A genomic region of Planctomycetia bacterium contains the following coding sequences:
- a CDS encoding M20 family metallopeptidase, whose protein sequence is MSLEPLTTLAELIALPSVNPMGLPATGDQYYEHQVTDYLERLFRRLGWPYRRQPVAPNRENILAYLEGRPGPLEGGKLLLFEAHQDTVPVEGMTIPPWEPTVRDGRIYGRGACDIKGGMTAMLAALDRTRNLPSRPSVLLACTVNEEHGYTGALAVAKSWHKREPSIIPRRPDAAIIAEPTELNVVTAHKGAVRWRLKTSGVASHSSQPEAGRNAIYAMAPVLQALDAYQRTAAQEVTPHPLCGGATLSVGVISGGLSVNTIPAECAIEVDRRLVPGETAQGGFEHVRSFLAAQPNVPRDLVHEPPFLVGPPLADVGNEEIAAQLLRAARTVSDSRRIIGVPFGTDAATFAAAGVPSVVFGPGSIAQAHTADEWLALDQLDAAIEILVRFLEQSPV, encoded by the coding sequence ATGTCGCTTGAACCGCTGACCACGCTGGCCGAACTGATCGCGCTCCCGAGCGTGAATCCGATGGGCTTGCCGGCGACCGGCGATCAATACTACGAGCACCAGGTCACCGACTACCTGGAACGCTTGTTTCGGCGGCTCGGCTGGCCCTATCGACGGCAACCGGTAGCGCCCAATCGCGAGAATATCCTGGCCTATCTCGAGGGACGCCCCGGACCGCTGGAAGGCGGTAAGTTGCTGCTGTTCGAGGCGCATCAAGACACGGTGCCGGTCGAGGGCATGACCATCCCGCCCTGGGAACCGACCGTGCGCGACGGACGCATTTACGGTCGCGGCGCCTGCGATATCAAAGGCGGGATGACCGCCATGCTCGCGGCGCTGGATCGCACGCGAAATCTTCCGTCACGGCCCAGCGTATTGCTGGCCTGCACGGTGAATGAAGAGCACGGCTACACGGGAGCGTTGGCCGTCGCCAAATCGTGGCACAAGAGAGAACCATCGATCATTCCACGCCGGCCCGATGCGGCCATCATTGCCGAGCCAACAGAACTGAACGTCGTTACCGCGCACAAAGGGGCGGTGCGCTGGCGGCTCAAAACCTCAGGCGTGGCCAGCCACAGTTCGCAACCCGAAGCAGGCCGAAACGCGATCTACGCGATGGCCCCCGTATTGCAAGCGTTGGACGCGTATCAACGCACCGCCGCGCAGGAAGTTACGCCCCATCCGCTTTGCGGCGGCGCGACGCTAAGCGTCGGCGTAATTTCCGGCGGACTGAGCGTGAATACGATCCCCGCGGAATGCGCGATCGAAGTCGATCGCCGGCTCGTGCCCGGTGAAACGGCGCAAGGCGGCTTCGAGCACGTGCGGAGCTTTCTGGCCGCCCAGCCGAACGTGCCGCGTGACCTCGTGCATGAGCCGCCGTTCTTGGTCGGTCCACCATTGGCGGATGTCGGCAACGAAGAGATCGCCGCGCAACTGCTGCGCGCGGCGCGAACAGTCTCCGACTCGCGCCGCATTATCGGAGTACCGTTCGGGACCGACGCCGCGACGTTCGCAGCAGCCGGTGTGCCGAGCGTCGTCTTCGGACCGGGATCGATCGCCCAAGCCCACACGGCGGATGAATGGCTCGCGCTCGATCAACTCGATGCGGCCATCGAGATCCTAGTGCGGTTTCTCGAACAGTCGCCGGTTTAG